A single genomic interval of Syntrophobotulus glycolicus DSM 8271 harbors:
- a CDS encoding RrF2 family transcriptional regulator, whose amino-acid sequence MRFSTRGRYGVQLMVDLALHSNNEPISLKSVADRQKLSEHYLEQLVPDLRKAGMVKSIRGAQGGYILAKKTEDIIVGDIIRALEGPIAPVECSGQKTENCCEKTNFCLTREVWVRVSDSINDLVDSISLADLVQEAEKGSMANLDEIFKIEANQDYKIKDKDSKK is encoded by the coding sequence GTGAGATTTTCGACAAGAGGCCGCTATGGAGTTCAGTTAATGGTCGATTTGGCCTTACACTCCAACAATGAGCCGATCTCCTTAAAAAGCGTAGCAGACAGACAGAAGTTATCTGAACATTACTTAGAACAGTTGGTTCCTGATCTGCGTAAAGCAGGTATGGTAAAAAGTATCCGCGGTGCGCAGGGAGGTTATATTCTGGCTAAAAAAACTGAAGATATCATAGTCGGAGATATCATCAGGGCACTGGAAGGGCCTATTGCCCCAGTGGAATGTTCCGGCCAAAAAACCGAGAACTGCTGTGAAAAAACCAATTTCTGTCTGACCAGAGAAGTATGGGTAAGAGTCAGTGATTCAATCAATGACTTGGTTGATTCCATTTCCCTTGCTGATTTGGTGCAGGAAGCTGAAAAGGGATCGATGGCCAATCTGGACGAGATCTTTAAAATAGAAGCCAATCAAGATTATAAGATAAAGGATAAAGACAGCAAAAAATAA
- a CDS encoding replication-associated recombination protein A, whose product MDLFSASFDSGKIAPLAERMRPQGFADFIGQEEILGPGKLLRRAIEADRIGSIILFGPPGSGKTSIAQIIANHTSSDFVRINAVSAGAKELRAIIDQAEEKLKLYGQKTLVFCDEVHRFNKGQQDILLPAVEKGLINFIGATTENPYFELNSALLSRSSLFRLRSLNEEDIKRGISQALNDPVKGLGNYKTNVSPEALAFWAGFANGDLRRALNALELAVLTTQPVEGIRTVDLETAKESIQERACLYDKKGDNHYDMISAMIKSMRGSDPDAALYWFALILESGEDPRFVMRRIIIHASEDVGLADPMVMLQAHAAANALEWIGMPEARIPMVQAVLAIANAPKSNSVVTAMHKVFAYAKANPQAQVPLHLRDSHYPGASQLGHGTGYLYPHSYPGSWVEQAYLPESHQHVQFYEPTGKGADHNRGRAEKEKK is encoded by the coding sequence ATGGATTTATTTTCAGCATCTTTTGATTCAGGTAAAATAGCCCCCCTGGCTGAACGTATGCGTCCACAAGGCTTTGCGGACTTTATCGGTCAGGAAGAAATATTGGGCCCGGGCAAGCTTCTCCGCCGGGCTATCGAGGCCGACCGCATAGGTTCCATTATCCTGTTCGGCCCTCCGGGATCAGGCAAAACATCCATAGCCCAGATCATTGCCAATCATACTTCATCCGATTTTGTCAGAATTAATGCCGTCTCGGCAGGGGCAAAAGAGCTGCGGGCGATCATCGACCAGGCCGAGGAAAAGCTTAAGCTTTACGGTCAGAAGACACTGGTGTTCTGCGACGAAGTTCACCGTTTTAATAAAGGACAGCAGGATATTCTGCTCCCTGCTGTGGAAAAGGGTCTCATCAATTTCATTGGCGCGACTACCGAAAATCCTTATTTCGAGCTGAATTCCGCTCTCCTCAGCCGCTCATCCCTGTTCCGGCTTCGGTCCCTGAATGAGGAGGATATAAAAAGAGGCATTTCCCAGGCCCTGAATGATCCGGTAAAGGGGCTGGGAAACTACAAAACAAATGTCAGTCCGGAAGCACTGGCTTTTTGGGCGGGTTTTGCCAACGGGGATTTGCGCAGGGCCTTAAATGCTTTGGAATTAGCCGTCCTCACAACTCAGCCTGTTGAAGGTATCCGAACAGTAGATTTAGAAACAGCCAAAGAATCGATTCAAGAAAGAGCCTGCCTTTATGATAAAAAAGGCGATAATCATTATGATATGATCTCGGCAATGATCAAAAGCATGCGCGGCTCCGATCCTGATGCCGCCTTATACTGGTTTGCCCTGATCCTGGAATCGGGCGAAGACCCCCGCTTCGTCATGCGCAGAATCATCATCCATGCTTCAGAGGATGTCGGCCTGGCTGATCCGATGGTCATGCTCCAGGCTCACGCTGCGGCCAACGCCCTGGAATGGATCGGTATGCCTGAAGCCAGGATTCCCATGGTTCAGGCTGTTTTAGCAATCGCCAATGCCCCCAAGAGCAATTCCGTCGTCACCGCAATGCATAAGGTCTTTGCTTATGCCAAAGCCAATCCCCAGGCCCAGGTCCCTCTCCATTTAAGGGATTCTCACTATCCTGGGGCTTCCCAGCTTGGTCACGGCACCGGCTATCTTTATCCCCACTCTTATCCGGGCAGCTGGGTAGAACAAGCCTATCTGCCTGAAAGCCATCAACATGTCCAATTTTATGAGCCAACGGGAAAAGGCGCTGATCATAACCGGGGACGGGCAGAGAAAGAGAAGAAATAG
- a CDS encoding DUF2103 domain-containing protein, producing the protein MKFRRNKVKREHGILEKALEWLEELSKLPEVTDIIPGVIDVTHSSESGPVYKYETATGCKILLKSGGSVQEAFIVTKNPKAIKKWIETRGSNPRKSELIHDKKLMKEKSELDDQEDLKKKHLQKKKSQPGQIKNSGKGSPQNTVQRNQEDEQDILVKRDQLRTGIKDSYQLVEINPRLRDSYVESLASMADLDGPKLEETLNSSELQALDQLKIKLESGGKPEKKKKR; encoded by the coding sequence ATGAAATTCAGGCGCAACAAAGTCAAAAGAGAGCATGGCATTTTGGAAAAGGCTCTGGAATGGCTGGAGGAGTTAAGCAAGCTGCCGGAAGTAACCGATATTATTCCCGGGGTGATTGATGTGACCCATTCTTCGGAAAGTGGTCCGGTCTATAAATATGAAACCGCAACCGGCTGTAAAATCCTTCTGAAAAGCGGAGGTTCTGTTCAGGAAGCGTTCATCGTGACCAAGAATCCCAAGGCTATAAAAAAGTGGATTGAGACCAGAGGATCTAATCCGAGAAAAAGCGAGTTAATTCACGACAAAAAACTGATGAAAGAAAAAAGTGAGCTGGATGATCAAGAAGACTTAAAGAAAAAACACTTACAAAAGAAGAAGTCTCAACCGGGACAAATAAAAAATTCAGGAAAAGGCAGTCCCCAAAATACTGTTCAAAGGAATCAAGAGGACGAACAAGACATCCTGGTCAAAAGAGATCAACTGCGTACCGGAATAAAGGATAGCTATCAGCTAGTGGAAATAAACCCCCGTCTGAGAGATTCTTATGTGGAAAGTTTGGCCAGCATGGCAGATCTGGATGGGCCAAAATTGGAAGAAACGCTCAACAGCTCGGAGCTCCAGGCTTTAGATCAGCTAAAGATCAAGCTCGAGTCCGGCGGCAAGCCGGAAAAGAAAAAGAAACGTTAG
- a CDS encoding metallophosphoesterase family protein → MKIGILSDTHLSAGGILPRQVWESLADTEIILHAGDILTEDLLRDLALIAPVYAVLGNCDRNIEGLPSKRVLCCGKFKIGLTHGHLGAGKDTPDRAYHLFDGDQVDIIVFGHSHIPYQEVRNGVILFNPGSPTQKRGQEYYSIGILTINEEAENKEKAIRMNHIFFGRG, encoded by the coding sequence ATGAAGATCGGTATTTTATCTGATACACATTTGTCCGCGGGCGGGATATTACCGCGCCAGGTCTGGGAAAGCCTTGCGGATACGGAGATCATTCTTCATGCCGGAGATATTTTGACTGAGGACTTATTACGCGACTTAGCTTTAATTGCCCCAGTATATGCCGTCCTGGGCAATTGTGACCGGAATATAGAGGGACTGCCATCCAAGCGCGTTCTGTGTTGTGGAAAATTTAAAATCGGTTTAACCCACGGACATTTGGGTGCAGGAAAAGACACCCCTGATCGTGCCTATCATCTATTTGACGGCGACCAGGTGGATATCATTGTTTTTGGACACAGCCACATTCCCTATCAGGAAGTCCGCAATGGAGTGATCCTTTTCAATCCGGGTTCCCCTACCCAAAAAAGGGGACAAGAGTATTATTCCATAGGAATATTAACCATCAATGAAGAAGCTGAAAATAAAGAAAAAGCGATCCGGATGAACCATATTTTCTTTGGACGGGGTTAA
- a CDS encoding DMT family transporter — translation MEKIFQLPFILAALSGAIMAGQGTLNSQLSQKTSLISSTLAIHLVGTIGILIAVLLLKEPVLTHHWRQIPWYLYLGGILGICIIVLVSVSISKMGVCNATTAIIIGQVSTAVIIDHLGLFGTHKIPWSPWQLAGLALFALGAKLLFR, via the coding sequence ATGGAAAAAATATTTCAGCTGCCCTTTATCCTCGCTGCCTTATCCGGAGCCATCATGGCCGGACAAGGCACCTTAAATTCTCAGCTCAGCCAAAAGACATCCCTTATTTCTTCGACTTTGGCGATTCATCTCGTTGGCACAATCGGGATATTAATCGCAGTTCTTTTGCTTAAAGAACCGGTACTGACGCATCACTGGCGGCAGATCCCCTGGTACCTCTATCTCGGCGGGATCCTCGGCATCTGTATCATTGTTTTAGTATCTGTCTCAATCTCTAAAATGGGGGTCTGCAATGCGACAACGGCAATTATTATCGGGCAGGTAAGCACTGCGGTAATCATTGACCATCTCGGGCTATTCGGTACGCATAAAATCCCCTGGAGTCCCTGGCAGCTTGCGGGCTTAGCTCTTTTTGCCTTGGGAGCTAAATTACTTTTTCGTTAA
- the uvrC gene encoding excinuclease ABC subunit UvrC produces MEQIKNKLGLLPAKPGVYLMKNNKNRIIYVGKAKILKNRVKSYFHGSHDQKTQQLVSQIADFEYIVTSSELEALVLECNLIKKYYPRYNIMLKDDKTYPYLLLTSEKHPRILVTRNVNRKMGKYFGPYPNATAAKETARLLNRVFPLRKCTHIPHEPCLYFHIGQCLGPCINQLNPEQYQDVLDKITSFLKGNQKDIIRWLEEKMNSASANLQFENAKEYRDLIQAIQTISEKQNITLNDFRNRDFVSYRFSDELLCIQIFYFRQGKLVARDNFLFPYYEEPEEAFVSFLLQYYDNKNKIPDEICLPENKSPLLNHLLPVTVPKRGKTLEIIKLATNNAETVLQERTSLEKIKTEKTLLALQGLGELLDIDPPQIIEAFDISSISGTNIVGGMVRFVQGKPCRSHYRKFNIDSSSVNDDTSSMKQVVFRRYDRLLSENHQIPDLILLDGGKGQITAALNSLDVLGLSIPLAGMVKNEEHTTRTLINADGAEIDLAKYPDAFRLIQQIQEEVHRFAITFHRQKRIKDLTSSELDLIPGVGPKRKRDLLLNLGSLANIKQSSVEDFRKIGLPENIALAIYSYFHGETGS; encoded by the coding sequence ATGGAACAGATAAAAAACAAGCTCGGACTTCTTCCTGCCAAACCTGGTGTTTACCTCATGAAGAACAACAAAAACAGAATCATTTATGTAGGGAAAGCCAAGATTTTAAAAAACAGAGTAAAATCGTATTTTCACGGTTCCCATGACCAAAAAACCCAACAGCTTGTCAGCCAAATCGCTGATTTTGAATATATTGTCACTTCTTCCGAATTGGAAGCGTTAGTCCTGGAATGCAACCTGATCAAAAAATATTATCCCCGCTATAACATCATGTTAAAAGATGATAAGACCTATCCTTATCTCCTTTTAACTTCTGAGAAACATCCCCGCATTCTTGTGACAAGGAATGTCAACCGTAAAATGGGCAAGTACTTCGGCCCCTATCCCAATGCTACGGCAGCGAAAGAAACTGCCCGTCTTTTGAACAGAGTATTCCCCTTACGCAAATGTACCCATATCCCCCATGAACCTTGTCTCTATTTTCATATCGGCCAATGCCTGGGTCCTTGTATAAATCAGCTCAATCCCGAACAATATCAGGATGTTCTGGATAAGATTACCTCTTTTCTCAAAGGGAACCAGAAAGATATCATTCGCTGGCTGGAAGAAAAAATGAATTCAGCCTCAGCAAACCTGCAATTTGAGAACGCCAAGGAATACCGGGATCTGATTCAGGCCATCCAAACCATTAGTGAAAAACAAAATATCACCTTAAATGATTTTCGAAACAGAGACTTTGTTTCCTATCGTTTTTCTGATGAACTGCTCTGTATTCAAATTTTCTATTTTCGGCAAGGTAAGCTTGTCGCCAGAGATAACTTCCTGTTCCCCTATTATGAAGAACCGGAGGAGGCCTTCGTTTCTTTTCTCCTGCAGTATTATGACAATAAGAATAAAATACCTGATGAAATCTGTCTTCCGGAAAACAAATCTCCTCTTCTCAACCATTTGCTTCCGGTCACTGTCCCTAAAAGAGGAAAGACTCTGGAAATCATCAAACTGGCCACGAATAACGCTGAAACGGTCCTTCAGGAAAGAACCTCTTTAGAAAAAATAAAAACTGAAAAGACATTGCTTGCCTTACAAGGTCTGGGAGAGCTGCTGGATATTGATCCCCCTCAAATCATCGAAGCTTTTGATATTTCTTCCATATCCGGGACAAATATCGTTGGGGGCATGGTACGGTTTGTTCAAGGTAAACCCTGTCGTTCCCATTACCGTAAGTTTAATATTGACTCCTCTTCTGTCAATGATGATACATCGAGTATGAAACAGGTGGTATTCAGAAGATATGACAGGCTTTTAAGCGAAAATCACCAGATCCCGGACCTCATTCTTCTTGACGGAGGAAAAGGACAAATCACGGCGGCCCTGAACAGTCTTGATGTTCTTGGTTTATCCATTCCGCTTGCCGGTATGGTCAAAAACGAGGAGCATACAACCAGAACCCTCATCAATGCTGATGGCGCGGAAATTGATCTGGCCAAATATCCGGATGCCTTTCGTCTGATCCAGCAAATCCAGGAAGAGGTCCACCGTTTTGCCATAACCTTTCACCGGCAAAAAAGAATTAAAGATCTTACCAGTTCTGAGCTGGATTTGATTCCTGGCGTAGGACCGAAACGCAAACGGGATCTTCTGTTAAATTTAGGGTCACTGGCAAACATAAAACAATCTTCAGTCGAGGACTTCAGGAAAATCGGCTTGCCGGAGAATATCGCTCTTGCCATATACAGCTATTTTCATGGTGAAACTGGATCATAA
- a CDS encoding M23 family metallopeptidase: protein MKNKYSIIIVPPDHNKPTRQIQFTLQGKKKVVSGLIAAGLLLCGLIGHDLYQSGYIHKYQDKYAYVQQLEAELERKDTEIASLNQQTEMINHNLEIISSLENKIAAVLKFSGQGDLPSTDKGSAALQSFSTAETLSDAAQMLDSKKNILQEYYNSTLTNGDKVDHTPSLLPVEGEITSPFGYRNNPFGGQSIEFHNGIDIACNYGTPVLATADGIVTYTGWDVTYGRKVDISHGFGIVTFYGHNSKLAVNIGDQIKKGQIIAYSGNSGRSTGCHLHYGAYLNGKSVDPLIFTDLNIDSNDNKEQ from the coding sequence TTGAAAAACAAGTATTCAATTATCATTGTTCCACCCGACCACAACAAGCCCACTCGTCAGATCCAGTTTACTTTGCAGGGAAAGAAGAAAGTCGTTTCCGGTCTGATTGCGGCAGGACTCCTGCTTTGCGGTTTAATTGGTCATGATCTTTATCAGTCTGGTTACATCCATAAATATCAGGATAAGTATGCCTATGTTCAACAACTGGAAGCTGAACTTGAACGAAAAGATACGGAAATAGCCAGCCTGAATCAGCAGACTGAAATGATCAATCACAACCTTGAGATCATATCTTCCTTAGAAAATAAAATAGCCGCTGTTCTTAAATTCAGCGGTCAAGGCGATCTGCCCTCAACAGACAAAGGGTCTGCCGCTCTACAGTCCTTCAGCACAGCGGAAACCCTTTCTGATGCCGCTCAAATGTTGGATTCTAAAAAAAATATTTTACAGGAATACTATAATTCCACGTTAACCAATGGGGACAAGGTTGACCATACCCCCAGCCTGCTGCCGGTAGAAGGTGAGATTACCTCCCCTTTCGGCTACCGGAACAATCCCTTTGGCGGGCAGTCTATTGAATTCCACAACGGAATAGATATCGCCTGTAACTATGGCACTCCTGTTCTGGCAACAGCTGACGGAATAGTAACCTATACCGGCTGGGATGTCACATATGGCCGAAAGGTAGACATCAGCCACGGGTTTGGGATCGTAACCTTTTATGGCCATAATTCCAAGCTGGCGGTGAATATAGGGGATCAGATCAAAAAAGGTCAGATTATTGCTTACAGCGGAAACAGCGGCCGCAGTACAGGCTGCCACCTGCATTACGGTGCCTATCTGAACGGTAAGAGTGTAGATCCGCTTATTTTTACCGATTTAAATATTGATTCAAATGATAATAAGGAGCAGTAA
- a CDS encoding bactofilin family protein: protein MFGLKDSSGPKNETKHSLKNSSLNITVLAEECELKGSITCKGSVRIDGKVEGGLSIAGDLIIGPTANLQADIEARNVSIAGEVQGNIKVSELLELSSTARIHGDVTAKSLKIEEGARFNGRSTIIEGTGTSEDSRIKNTPEKTAKGTPRN from the coding sequence ATGTTTGGTTTAAAAGATTCTTCCGGACCCAAAAATGAAACAAAGCATTCGCTGAAAAACTCCAGCTTAAACATTACCGTATTGGCCGAAGAATGTGAACTTAAGGGCAGCATAACCTGTAAAGGAAGTGTACGAATAGACGGTAAGGTGGAGGGAGGTCTCAGCATTGCCGGGGATCTGATTATTGGCCCCACCGCAAATCTCCAAGCCGATATCGAAGCACGTAATGTCAGTATTGCCGGGGAGGTTCAGGGAAATATCAAAGTCTCGGAGCTTTTGGAATTAAGCTCGACAGCCCGGATTCACGGGGATGTTACAGCAAAAAGCTTAAAGATTGAAGAAGGGGCCCGTTTCAATGGACGCAGCACGATCATAGAAGGCACGGGAACATCAGAAGATAGCCGGATAAAGAATACCCCTGAAAAAACAGCTAAAGGGACGCCGCGAAATTAA
- a CDS encoding adenosylhomocysteinase — translation MKNCSSLKDIALAPSGKLKIDWVKPNMPVLNCIHERFSKEQPFKGLRILLCLHLEAKTAYLALTVKAGGAEVAVVASNPLSTQDDIVAALVDQGVRAHAWYGATEEEYTAHLHEALDFEPDYIIDDGGDLVSTIIRDRRELISKVKGGAEETTTGVKRLRAMDKEGLLPFPMIAVNDARSKFLFDNRYGTGQSVWDGIMRSTNLVVAGKTVCVVGYGWCGRGVALRARGLGAKLIICEVDPVKANEAWMDGFEVRTLRAAAPEADYFITVTGNINVINKNHFPLMKNGAILANAGHFDVEINKQDLAELAVSRRTVRSNIEEFTLENGVKVYLMAEGRLVNLAAGDGHPAEVMDMSFGLQALMVEYLTKNKDLKKHLYKVPDVIDDEVSLMRLTSLGLQIDSLTEEQEKYLADWQE, via the coding sequence ATGAAAAATTGTTCTTCATTAAAAGATATCGCTCTTGCTCCCAGCGGTAAGCTGAAAATAGACTGGGTCAAACCGAATATGCCTGTACTGAATTGCATTCACGAAAGATTCAGTAAAGAGCAGCCTTTTAAAGGCCTGCGGATCTTGTTATGCCTCCATTTAGAAGCCAAGACCGCTTACCTGGCCTTAACAGTCAAAGCCGGAGGGGCAGAGGTGGCGGTAGTGGCCAGCAATCCACTATCCACCCAGGATGATATTGTAGCCGCGTTAGTTGACCAGGGAGTACGGGCCCATGCCTGGTATGGGGCGACAGAAGAGGAATATACCGCTCATCTTCACGAGGCCTTGGACTTTGAACCTGATTATATCATTGATGATGGGGGGGATCTGGTTTCAACCATCATCAGAGACCGAAGAGAGCTCATTTCCAAAGTTAAAGGCGGCGCGGAAGAAACGACTACCGGCGTCAAAAGACTGAGAGCCATGGATAAGGAGGGACTTTTACCCTTCCCCATGATCGCCGTCAATGATGCCAGAAGTAAATTCCTCTTTGATAACAGGTATGGGACCGGCCAATCCGTCTGGGACGGGATTATGCGGTCAACAAATCTGGTCGTTGCCGGAAAAACAGTATGTGTTGTCGGTTATGGCTGGTGCGGCCGGGGGGTTGCCCTCAGGGCCAGAGGTCTTGGCGCCAAACTGATCATTTGCGAAGTTGACCCGGTTAAGGCCAATGAAGCCTGGATGGATGGATTTGAAGTACGTACGCTTAGGGCCGCGGCTCCCGAAGCAGATTATTTTATTACTGTCACAGGGAATATCAATGTGATCAACAAAAACCATTTTCCATTAATGAAAAATGGAGCAATATTAGCCAATGCCGGGCATTTCGATGTGGAGATCAACAAACAGGATCTGGCAGAACTGGCGGTAAGCAGAAGGACCGTACGGTCCAATATTGAAGAATTCACACTGGAAAACGGTGTGAAAGTCTATCTGATGGCCGAAGGCAGGCTTGTTAATCTTGCCGCCGGTGACGGGCATCCCGCTGAAGTCATGGATATGTCATTTGGCTTGCAGGCTCTAATGGTGGAATACCTGACAAAAAACAAGGACTTAAAAAAGCATCTTTATAAAGTCCCGGATGTGATTGATGACGAGGTTTCCCTGATGCGTCTGACTTCACTGGGACTGCAAATCGACAGCTTAACCGAGGAACAGGAAAAATATCTGGCGGACTGGCAGGAATAA
- a CDS encoding Mrp/NBP35 family ATP-binding protein encodes MGSPCSGCSSASDCSGSCPTVPEMTEAQKASNVKKVIAIMSGKGGVGKSSVTGMLAVSLQRKGYKVGILDADITGPSIPKVFGLKNMADANETGIIPVETSTGIKVISLNLMIAKEDDPVVWRGPIISQLVKQFWTDVIWGELDYLLIDLPPGTGDVPISVFQSIPVDGVVIVTTPQQLANMVVRKAIKMAQMYDVNFYGMVENFAFVECPDCGKRIELFGKARGKEEAEFNEIPFLGELPIEPVLTELSDAGRIEDYQSDRFAAIADKVVQKSREAIES; translated from the coding sequence ATGGGGAGTCCCTGTAGTGGCTGTTCTTCGGCAAGCGATTGCTCAGGCAGTTGCCCTACTGTTCCGGAAATGACCGAAGCTCAGAAAGCCAGTAACGTTAAAAAAGTTATTGCGATTATGAGTGGTAAGGGAGGAGTAGGGAAGTCTTCAGTAACCGGAATGCTGGCCGTGAGCTTACAGCGTAAAGGATATAAAGTGGGAATACTTGACGCCGATATCACAGGGCCAAGCATACCCAAGGTTTTTGGTTTGAAAAACATGGCGGATGCCAATGAAACCGGGATCATTCCAGTAGAAACATCAACGGGGATCAAGGTTATTTCCCTGAATCTCATGATTGCCAAGGAAGATGATCCGGTTGTCTGGAGGGGGCCGATTATTTCCCAGCTTGTAAAGCAATTCTGGACCGATGTGATTTGGGGCGAGTTGGACTATTTGCTGATCGACCTTCCGCCGGGAACAGGAGATGTGCCGATCTCCGTATTTCAGTCAATTCCCGTTGATGGCGTGGTGATCGTCACAACGCCTCAGCAGTTAGCGAATATGGTCGTCCGTAAAGCGATCAAAATGGCGCAAATGTATGATGTGAATTTTTACGGGATGGTGGAAAACTTTGCTTTTGTAGAATGTCCGGATTGCGGGAAAAGAATTGAGTTATTCGGAAAAGCCAGGGGAAAAGAAGAGGCTGAATTCAATGAAATTCCTTTCCTGGGGGAACTTCCGATTGAACCTGTTCTGACAGAATTGTCCGATGCCGGCAGAATTGAAGATTATCAATCTGATCGATTCGCGGCAATTGCAGATAAAGTTGTCCAGAAAAGCCGGGAAGCTATAGAGTCCTGA
- the pepF gene encoding oligoendopeptidase F, which produces MTEVLKTRDEIAQGDKWKLEDIFPSDDDWETTYKETEKKIAQAEKYAGKIAESADLLVECLQWTDELSLGVENIYTYAKMRRDEDNRVSIYQAMTDRAATLSVQAGSALSFFIPELMSIPDDRFAELRQDSRLELYDHYFDHILRRKEHVLSLAEEKLLAEASEMADAPSTIFSMANDADLKLGRIKDEEGREQELTKGNFVKYMESKDRAVRQDAFNTLYSAYGRQINSWAAMLNASVKADCFFARIRHYDSARQAALDDDKVPLSVYDSLISSVHDFLPEMYRYTKLRKKVLQLSELHMYDIYVPMVAEIETKIDFAEARDMVNKSLQPLGEGYLKVLDSAYSSGWIDTYENLGKTSGAYSWGTYSSHPYVLLNYQETLDSVFTLTHEMGHALHSYFSNQKQSHLYAGYKIFVAEVASTLNESLLIKYLIEHTNDNKMKAYLINHYLEQFRGTVFRQTMFAEFERDIHAAVEKNEALTAEYLSGMYFELNKKYYGPDVVSDEQIAMEWSRIPHFYNAFYVYKYATGFSAATALAQQILNEGEPAVRRYLDFLGSGGSDYPIELLRKAGVDMEKPEPVKQGLQVFASMVNELESLLENH; this is translated from the coding sequence TTGACTGAGGTACTCAAAACCAGAGATGAGATTGCTCAGGGAGACAAATGGAAGCTGGAGGATATTTTCCCAAGTGATGACGATTGGGAAACGACATACAAAGAGACGGAGAAGAAAATCGCTCAGGCTGAAAAGTATGCCGGTAAAATTGCCGAAAGTGCGGACCTTCTTGTGGAGTGCCTGCAATGGACCGATGAGTTAAGCCTTGGTGTGGAAAATATCTATACCTATGCCAAAATGCGCCGGGATGAGGATAATAGGGTATCCATTTACCAGGCAATGACGGACCGGGCCGCTACCCTTTCGGTTCAAGCGGGAAGTGCTTTGTCTTTCTTTATTCCCGAACTGATGAGCATCCCGGACGACAGATTTGCGGAACTGCGCCAAGATTCCAGGCTGGAGCTTTACGATCACTATTTTGATCATATTTTGCGCCGTAAAGAACATGTTCTCTCTTTGGCCGAGGAAAAGCTTTTGGCTGAAGCCAGTGAAATGGCAGATGCGCCCAGCACAATTTTTTCCATGGCTAATGATGCGGATTTAAAACTGGGCAGGATTAAGGATGAAGAGGGCAGGGAACAGGAACTGACCAAAGGAAATTTTGTAAAATATATGGAGAGTAAGGACCGGGCTGTACGGCAGGATGCTTTCAATACACTTTATTCGGCATATGGCCGGCAAATCAACTCCTGGGCGGCTATGCTCAATGCCAGTGTCAAAGCGGATTGTTTCTTTGCCCGGATCAGACATTATGATTCGGCGCGCCAGGCCGCCTTAGATGATGATAAGGTTCCACTTTCCGTTTATGATTCCCTGATCAGCTCTGTACATGATTTTTTACCGGAAATGTACCGTTATACAAAATTACGGAAGAAAGTTCTTCAATTGTCTGAGCTTCACATGTATGACATTTATGTTCCGATGGTGGCGGAGATTGAGACCAAGATTGACTTTGCAGAAGCCAGAGATATGGTGAATAAAAGTCTGCAGCCTCTGGGAGAAGGGTACCTGAAAGTCCTGGATTCGGCATATTCCTCCGGATGGATAGATACTTATGAGAATCTGGGCAAAACCAGCGGAGCGTATTCCTGGGGAACATACAGTTCCCATCCTTACGTCCTGCTCAATTATCAAGAGACCTTGGACTCTGTATTTACCCTTACCCATGAAATGGGCCACGCGTTACACAGCTATTTTTCCAACCAAAAGCAAAGCCATTTGTATGCCGGATATAAGATTTTTGTCGCTGAGGTTGCCTCTACCCTGAATGAATCTTTATTAATAAAATACCTCATCGAGCACACGAACGACAATAAGATGAAAGCATATCTGATCAACCATTATTTAGAACAGTTCCGCGGTACGGTTTTCAGACAGACCATGTTTGCGGAATTTGAAAGAGATATTCATGCCGCGGTTGAGAAAAACGAAGCTCTTACGGCAGAGTATCTTTCTGGTATGTATTTTGAACTGAATAAAAAATATTATGGACCGGATGTGGTCTCCGACGAGCAAATCGCTATGGAATGGTCCAGAATCCCGCATTTTTATAATGCTTTTTATGTCTATAAATATGCCACAGGTTTCTCGGCAGCCACTGCTTTGGCCCAGCAGATTTTAAACGAAGGAGAGCCTGCAGTCAGGAGGTACCTCGATTTTCTGGGGAGCGGCGGATCGGATTACCCGATTGAATTGCTGCGTAAAGCCGGGGTAGATATGGAAAAGCCCGAGCCGGTCAAACAAGGCTTGCAGGTGTTTGCCTCAATGGTCAATGAATTGGAAAGTTTGCTGGAAAATCATTAA